The following proteins come from a genomic window of Macaca thibetana thibetana isolate TM-01 chromosome 15, ASM2454274v1, whole genome shotgun sequence:
- the LOC126937706 gene encoding alpha-ketoglutarate dehydrogenase component 4-like: protein MMGSKMASASRVVQVVKPHTPLIRFPDRRDNHKPNVSEALRSAGLPSHSSVISQHSKGSKSPDLLMYQDPPDTAEIIKTLPQKYRRKLVSQEEIEFIQRGGPD, encoded by the coding sequence ATGATGGGCAGCAAGATGGCGTCTGCCAGTAGGGTTGTTCAGGTAGTGAAACCACACACTCCATTAATAAGGTTTCCTGACAGAAGAGACAATCATAAACCCAATGTATCAGAAGCTTTGAGATCAGCAGGGCTACCATCTCACTCTTCTGTAATTTCACAACATTCTAAGGGAAGTAAATCACCAGATTTGCTGATGTATCAGGATCCACCAGATActgcagaaataataaaaacattacctCAGAAATACAGAAGGAAACTTGTGTctcaagaagaaattgaatttatCCAACGTGGAGGTCCTGATTAA